In the genome of Verrucomicrobiia bacterium, one region contains:
- a CDS encoding site-2 protease family protein, whose product MDAAQLPPPVIEPPKPAASGTGKAIKRAAGPVAALGALLAKMKLLLLPLLKILPYLKTGGTMFISCWLYARIWGWWYAFGFVMLIFVHECGHLIAAKRLGLKVGAPVFIPFLGALIALKQAPRNAWIEAQVGIGGPLLGALGAVACYVLYAFTGNGIFSALAFTGFFLNLFNLAPIGFLDGGRIVTALSPWLWLVGVVVIGAMMLIHFNLILLLIFVFSLPRLYSLFRKKSAVELRYYEVLPEQRWIMAILYFGLILFLVVGMFVSHVQIPHPVQAE is encoded by the coding sequence ATGGACGCAGCGCAACTGCCACCACCCGTAATCGAACCGCCAAAACCCGCCGCGTCGGGAACCGGCAAAGCCATCAAACGAGCCGCCGGACCGGTCGCGGCTCTCGGCGCTTTGCTGGCGAAGATGAAACTTCTGCTGCTGCCGCTCCTCAAGATATTGCCCTATCTGAAAACCGGCGGCACGATGTTCATCTCCTGCTGGCTCTATGCGCGAATCTGGGGATGGTGGTACGCGTTTGGATTCGTGATGCTGATATTCGTACATGAATGCGGACACTTGATCGCGGCCAAACGACTCGGTTTGAAAGTAGGCGCGCCGGTTTTCATTCCGTTCCTCGGCGCGCTGATTGCGCTCAAACAAGCGCCGCGCAATGCCTGGATTGAGGCGCAGGTCGGCATCGGCGGCCCGTTGCTCGGCGCGCTGGGCGCCGTCGCGTGTTATGTCCTGTATGCCTTTACCGGCAACGGCATCTTCAGCGCGCTCGCCTTCACTGGTTTTTTCCTGAACCTGTTCAACCTCGCGCCCATTGGATTTTTGGATGGTGGCAGAATCGTGACCGCTCTCTCGCCGTGGTTGTGGCTCGTCGGCGTCGTCGTCATCGGTGCGATGATGCTGATTCATTTTAATTTGATCTTGCTACTGATCTTTGTGTTCTCGTTGCCGCGATTATACTCGCTGTTTCGCAAAAAATCCGCCGTCGAACTGCGTTACTACGAAGTTCTGCCCGAGCAACGCTGGATCATGGCCATCCTTTATTTTGGCCTCATACTTTTTCTCGTGGTCGGCATGTTCGTCTCGCACGTCCAAATTCCCCATCCCGTGCAGGCGGAGTAA
- a CDS encoding peptide chain release factor-like protein: MKPITQLNEAELEETFSRASGPGGQNVNKVSTRVTLRHLPTNIAVTVQDARSQGINRQLARERLLMALQQRERDAQATAQHDREKIRRQNAKRPRAVKRRMVANKRHRALIKKDRRRQDD, translated from the coding sequence ATGAAACCGATCACGCAATTAAATGAAGCGGAACTTGAAGAGACGTTCTCGCGGGCGTCCGGGCCGGGCGGGCAAAATGTAAATAAAGTTTCGACCCGCGTGACCCTGCGGCATCTGCCGACGAATATTGCGGTGACGGTGCAGGACGCGCGTTCGCAGGGGATAAACCGGCAACTTGCGCGCGAGCGGTTATTGATGGCCTTGCAACAGCGTGAGCGCGATGCACAGGCAACGGCGCAACACGATCGTGAAAAAATCCGCCGTCAAAATGCGAAACGCCCCCGCGCGGTGAAGCGGCGAATGGTCGCAAACAAGCGGCATCGTGCGCTCATCAAAAAAGACCGGCGGCGGCAGGATGATTGA
- a CDS encoding MFS transporter produces the protein MSDASGSLEQTDPLDLKPANDPYGVLKNRDFLLYLIGRFIASFGQQMLAVAVGWEIYERTNATMALGFVGLVQLIPMFLFTFPAGHVADNYNRKFVILWMQLVVAIACAGLAAVSFVQAPVMWMYACLFLFGGARTYLWAASASFMPQLVERHQFAKAVTWSSGSFQVSAVAGPAAGGALIALTHTAKWVYVINVVASILCALLIGMVRSHHKVAAKEPMSLQNVAAGLKFVYRTKIVLGSITLDLFAVLLGGASALLPVYARDILHVGPSGLGWLQGALPMGSLLMSIILVHRPPLQKAGRTLLWAVVGFGLATIVFGISKNFWLSFAMLFLCGATDYISVVVRHTLVQLLTPDEMRGRVSAVNSLFIGTSNQMGEFESGFVASYTSPLFAVVSGGVGTIIVVAIVAALWPEIRKYGRLA, from the coding sequence ATTTGATTGGCCGTTTCATCGCGTCCTTTGGACAGCAGATGCTCGCCGTCGCCGTGGGCTGGGAGATTTACGAACGCACGAACGCCACCATGGCGCTGGGATTCGTCGGGCTCGTGCAACTCATCCCTATGTTTCTCTTTACCTTTCCCGCAGGGCATGTCGCCGATAATTACAACCGCAAGTTCGTTATTCTCTGGATGCAGTTAGTCGTGGCTATCGCGTGCGCGGGACTCGCGGCCGTCTCGTTCGTTCAAGCCCCGGTGATGTGGATGTATGCGTGTCTCTTTTTGTTCGGCGGCGCGCGCACTTACCTTTGGGCAGCGAGCGCTTCGTTCATGCCGCAACTTGTCGAGCGCCATCAATTCGCCAAGGCCGTGACTTGGAGTAGCGGTTCGTTCCAGGTCTCCGCCGTGGCCGGGCCCGCTGCTGGCGGCGCGCTCATTGCGCTCACGCATACGGCGAAATGGGTTTACGTCATTAATGTCGTCGCTTCCATTTTATGCGCTCTGCTCATCGGCATGGTGCGAAGCCATCACAAAGTCGCCGCCAAAGAACCGATGTCGCTGCAAAACGTCGCCGCCGGTTTGAAATTCGTCTATCGCACGAAAATTGTTCTCGGCAGCATCACCCTCGATTTGTTCGCCGTCCTGTTGGGTGGCGCGTCGGCGTTGCTGCCGGTGTATGCGCGGGACATTCTGCATGTCGGGCCGAGCGGCTTGGGCTGGCTGCAAGGCGCATTGCCGATGGGCTCGCTTTTGATGTCCATCATTCTCGTGCATCGGCCGCCGTTGCAAAAAGCTGGCCGAACGCTTCTTTGGGCCGTGGTCGGTTTCGGACTTGCGACCATCGTGTTTGGTATTTCAAAGAACTTCTGGCTCTCGTTCGCAATGCTCTTTTTGTGCGGCGCGACGGATTATATCAGCGTCGTCGTGCGGCATACCTTGGTTCAACTACTCACGCCGGACGAAATGCGCGGTCGCGTTTCCGCCGTCAATAGTCTTTTCATCGGCACTTCAAATCAAATGGGTGAATTTGAATCCGGCTTTGTTGCAAGCTACACCTCGCCGCTATTTGCTGTCGTATCCGGCGGCGTTGGCACAATCATTGTCGTCGCCATCGTCGCCGCTCTCTGGCCGGAGATCCGCAAATACGGAAGGCTCGCCTAA